The sequence below is a genomic window from Flavobacterium lipolyticum.
GAAGTTTGTTTGTTGCTCCGGGCCTACAGGCAGTTGACACACCTGATTTTCCAAAAGAATACCATGCAGGAGCAACGGCAGCTAGAGATTATCTGAATATTTTAAAAGAAGAAAAAGAACTGGATTGGGCTTTCTTTAGTCCTGCTTTCGAAATGCATCAGGGAATCACCACCGGACGAACTGGAAAATACCGTCTAGGATTAGAAAATCCGGTTTTTAATGACGATCAGAGAAGTATTCTATCCGTAGAAGATCTGGCAGTAGTTATTGCTGACGAAGCTGAAACTCCAAAACACCATCAGGTTCGTTTTACCGCAGCTTACTAAATCCTAAGGCGCAAAGGCACATAGGGGCAAAGGGGCAAAGGTTTTATCACTTTGTATCTTTGTACCTATGCCCCTTTGTACTTATGTAGCTTTGAACCTTTGAACCTTTGCAGCTAAAAAAAATCCTTTTTGAAACTGTTTTTGTTTTCTGTACTTTTACACTACCAAAAAGTATACTTTGTCAGCTTCAAAAAAACGATCAAGCAGTTTACACGAAAAAGCCGGAATTTCTCCCCCAGAAATCACCAATGTTTCTGCTATTCAGCAAATTAAAAAAAACAGAAGACAACAACCTTCTTCAAAGGAGTTAATTGATGGTATACTAACCGGAAATATCACGGCTCTGAGTCGTGCTATCACGCTGGTTGAAAGTACGAATCCGGAGCATACCGCAAAAGCAAACGAGGTTATAAAAGGTTGTTTACCGCATGCCAATCAATCGATCCGAATTGGAATCACAGGAGTTCCCGGTGTTGGAAAAAGTACTTTTATTGAAACTTTCGGAAGTTACCTGACTCAATTGGGAAAAAAAGTAGCCGTTCTGGCTGTTGATCCCAGCAGCTCTATTTCACACGGCAGTATTTTAGGGGATAAAACCCGAATGGAAGAACTTGTAAAAGACGAAAATGCTTTTATCAGACCAAGTGCTTCGGGAGATACTTTGGGTGGTGTAGCTCGTAAAACAAGGGAATCGATTATTTTATGTGAAGCCGCAGGTTTTGACACGATTGTTATAGAAACAGTTGGTGTAGGACAAAGTGAAACTGCTGTTCACAGTATGGTGGACTTTTTCTTACTACTAAAAATTTCAGGTGCAGGAGACGAACTTCAGGGTATCAAACGCGGCATTATGGAAATGGCAGATGCAATCGTAATCAACAAAGCCGATGGCGATAACATCAAAAAAGCCAATCAGGCCAAACTGGAATTCAATAGGGCTTTGCATTTGTTTCCACCAAAAAAATCGAACTGGCAGCCAAAAGTCACTACCTGCAGCGCCATTACCAAAGAGGGCATTTCTGAAATCTGGAACACCATTTCTGATTATACGGAAACAACTGGCTCAACCGGCTTCTTTCAGGAAAGACGAAAAGAGCAAAACCAATTCTGGATGATGGAAACCATTGACGAACATTTGAAATCAAACTTTTACAATCATCCTGAGATTATTGGGCAATTGCTACAAATCAAAAAAGCGGTGCAAAATGATGAAATATCACCTTTTGCAGCCGCTCAGTTCTTATTAAATGAATACAAAAACAGCCTTTAATTTCTTAAAACTTTTTTTCATTTACTTCACATTAATAACAAGTGTATAAGTTTCTTCACTTTCTTTAATAGAGTATTTACCGGGAACTAAAATGTTTGAATTGAATTTTAAAGATTTAACTAATTCAGGATCTATAGTCTGTCCTTCAGGTATTACATAAACTTCTCCGTTTCGTAATAATACTTTTTTATGTTCTGGGGTTAAAGCACTTTTTTGAATTTCCATAACAAAATTTCCTTTAACATTTGTAACACGCACCGGTGTTCCATCAGGGGCTGGTTGTACAAAGCTAAAGTTTCCCCATATGTAAAAAATAAAATTACAAAAACCTTCCGGTTGGCTGCAGTCAACATTATGTGCTCCCCAATCTCGCACAATAACGCCTTCATAGTGAGGTAATCTTCTTTGAGTATTGGGCTGATTTTGCTGCTCAGTGTTTGATAATTGAGCATTTTGATCTTCAACAGAGTCGTTATTGCAGCTTATAAAAAAAGCAGCAGACACAAAAACTAACATTACTTTTAGCACTTCAGATTTTTTTTGTTGTATTCTTTTCATAATAAATAATTTAATTGTCCCTACTCTATCTTTGGCTTTTCGGGTTACGCCTTTTGGTTTAGTATAGATCAATTAAATTTATTCTTTGTTACCCCTATTTTTAGATTTTAACAAAAAAAAGCTGCTAAGTACTTCCATACTTAGCAGCTTTTTTTTTACAATAAACTGAAAATTACTTTTTCTTATCCCTCAGTTTATATTTATTTTCTTTATATAAATTTCCTGCTGTAATAACATGTGCCAAAGCATCTTTTGCTAAATCTTCATTTAATTTAACGGAAATTAAAGTGGTGTCGTTTTTGATTTCAAACTGTAAAGGTTTCAAATTAGGCTGCATAATTACCACCTGATTCTCGACTCTGAAGGCATTGATATCATTGAACTGCATAATTGATCTTCCCTGCGTTTTTGGATCTAATTTATTTAGATTTCTTCCTACCATCGGAGTTTCAAACGGTAATCCCAAATAGCTCAACAAAGTTGGCGGAATATCAATCTGACTTGCTAATTTACTGTAAACCGTTCCTTTTTTAACTCCTGGTCCCATGATCAGAGCCGGAATATGAAACTTATTGATTGGCACTAAATTTTTACCATAGGTTCTGGTATTATGGTCCGCGATTACGATAAAAATGGTGTTTTTGAAATAAGGCTCTTTTTTAGCCATTTCGAAAAATTTACCAATCGAGAAATCGGCATACTTCATGGCATTATTTACCGTTGCAGGTTTAGCATCATAAGGTTTGATACGTCCTGCAGGATATTCAAAAGGTTCATGATTGGAAGTCGAAAACATTAAAGAAAAGAATGGTTTATCTCCTTTTGCTTTAAAATAATTATTGGCTTTGGTTACCAGATCTTCATCTGAATACCCCCAGGTTCCTTTAAAAGCGTATTTGTTTCCGTCTGATTCAAAATCTTCCTGATCTACGATATCCTGAAATCCATTTCCGTTAAAAAAGGAAGCCATATTATCGAAATTCGCCATTCCGCCATAAATAAAACTGGTTTCGTACCCTTTTTGTTTCAGTGCATCGGCTAAGGTGAAAAATCCTTGCTGCGAGTTTCCTAATTTCACAACACTTTCTGAAGGCGAAGGTAAAAATCCGGTCACTACTGCTTCGATTCCACGTACGCTTCGGGTTCCTGTACAATACAAGTTGGTAAACAATAATCCTTCTTTTGACAGTTTATCGAATTCAGGCGTTAAAGGTTTCCCTCCTAAAATTCCAACGTACTCCGCTCCTAAACTCTCCTGTAGAAAAATAACCAAATTGTAAGGTTTCTTCAAAAGTGTGTCCGGTTGCTGTACATGTAAAAACGGAATTTCAGCATCTGTAAAATCACCAGGTCCGGTGATCATGTATTTTTTAACACGGGCAATGGCCTCGGCTTCTTCCATCTTACCATACATCTTGGTGTTTCCTTCGTTTTTAATGGAATACGCCGCAAAAGCAACGGTATAAAAAGAATTCAACCCTAAAGTATTAGTCAACTGATCTGTTGAGAAAACAGCATTACTGGCATTGATCGGACGTTTTGAGGTAAGACTTGAACGTGCTCCAAAAAACAATAAAAAAGCCAATAACGGAAAAACCATTAATTTAAATTTATAGTCTGAACTACTCGTGTAGAAGTATTTTTTTCCTTTTTTGAAGGCAAAATACAAGACTACTCCCAAAATTAAAAAAGTCACAATGATCGAAGTCAGATAACTTTTAAGAAGCATTCCGACTACTTCTTTTGGATAGATCAGATAATCTAAGAAAATCTTATTAGGACGGGTGTCGTATTGTTTTACAAAATCCGGCGTTGCCAACTCTACAAACAGAATCAGAAACAACAATAAAAAACTATAAATTACAAGAAATTTATTGGTAAACTTCGATGCTTTATCAGGCAGAAAAGTAATTAAAACTGCCGGCAGGAAAGACATATAGCAAAGTAAAATCAAATCCATTCGAAGTCCGATTGGAAAAATGTACCAGAAATTTGGTGTTTCTGTTACTCTGTCTTTAAAAATAAAAAACAAAAATAATCGGCTTAAGGTAGTAATCAGTAACCCAATCGCAATAAAATTGACGATGGGTTTTAAAAAACTTAATTTTTTCATTAATGTGTGGTATTTTAACGTAAAAAACTGGCGGAATTTACTCTTCGTAACGGTTTATTTCACGATCGTAAAACTCGTTTGCCAAAACAATTAGGCCTTCCATTTCAGCATTTAACTCTGCTTCATCAAGATCTTCTGCTTCTTCCATGAATTCTACCTCATCATCTTTTAAATTGATAATGAATCTTGGATAATCCAGGTGAATGATGAAAATATCATCTGGAAAATCAGTATTGTCTCCGAGTAAAAATTTAGGTAATTCCATTTGTATTGATTTATTATTTTTATGTATTGGCTCACCAATTGCAGCGGTTTTAAGGGGTTTTAAAATCTCTTTTTAGCTGCAACTGATTCTTTTGCAGTCCAAATTTAAGTATTTGAAACTGAATTTCTGATTAATTTTTTAGTCAGGTAATGAAATCTAAGATAAAGAAATATTGCAGCAGTCGTTAATCCCGCCAAAAGTCCTATCCAAACTCCCTGCGCTTTTAGCTCTGTATATTCAGCAAGGTAATAGGAAATCGGAAAACCAACGATCCAATAGGCTACAAATGTAATGTACATCGGGATTTTTACATCCTGTAATCCACGTAATGCTCCCAGAACAACCACCTGAATTCCATCAGAAATTTGAAAAACGGCTGCTATTAAAAGTAATTTTGACGCGATACCGATTACCTCGTTGTTATCCAGAAGCTGCCCTCCGTTTTCCATATTCAAAAACATATGAGGCAGGAAATCATGAAACGCTACAAAGAGAATCGCAAAGAATGTTTCGATGATAATCGCGAGCAAAAAGATCGAACGCGCTACCACCACTAAGTTTTTATAGTCCATCAAACCTCTTTGATTGCTTACTCTAATCATCGAAGTTACACTTAATCCCATAGCAAACATAAAAGTCATTGACGCCAGACTTAAAGCAATTTGATTGGCGGCCTGACTGGTTTTTCCAATGTTTCCGCAAAGCCAGATCGACGCAGTAAACAAAACCACTTCAAAAAGCATTTGCATTGCCGATGGAAATCCGATACTGATTATTTTTTTAAGGGTCTCTTTTTTGATTTGATTAAAACTAAAGTTTTTAAAGAAACGTTTCAAATCGTTTCTTCTTGAAAGCATGATGTGCATGAACATCACTAAAAATATTCTTGAAATCACCGTCCCCAATGCTGCTCCGATAATTCCCATTTTTGGAAAAATCCAGATTCCGTAGATCAACATGTAGTTGATTCCAACGTGCAGCACATTGGCCATAATCATCGCATACATGGAATATTTGGTCAGTGAAAGTCCGTCGGCAAATTGTTTGTACCCCTGATACACAATTAATGGGATCAAAGAAAAGGCAACCCAATCCAGATACGGTTTCGCAAGAGCAATTACATCGGCTGGCTGCTCTAGTAACTCCATTAACGGTTTGGCCAAAACAATAACTCCAAAAAGTATCAGTCCTAACAAGATGCATAAAAACAATCCGTGATGAAACGCGGAACGAATTTTACTATCATTTTTTTCGGCGTCACCTTCTGCTACAATTGGTGTAATGGCAGTCGAAAAACCAATCCCTAACGACATGGCGATAAAAATCAAACTGTTTCCTAACGAAACGGCTGCCAATTCTGTACTTCCTAACTTTCCTACCATTATATTGTCGACAATTCCTATTAGGGTATGTCCGACCATTCCTAATATAATGGGGTATGCTAATTTTAAATTATATGAAAACTCTTTGGTATACTGCTTAAAATTCACTTCACTTCTTTTTTAGTCGGCAAAGATAATCAGAAGCTTTGGATTCTTTGTTACGATTAAAAACATAAGCTAATATTAAGTGCTTTTTAAGAGACACCGATATTATATAACAAATCCTAAAAATTATATAACAGAATGTTAAGATTCTGAAACTAATTTTACACTATTAGAAATTCAAAAATGATTGTCATGAGAAATTTAAAAATGTTATGCCTTGCTGCTTTTGCTTTCTTATACGCCAATACCACTTTCGCTCAGGACAGTACCGTTAAGAATTATGATCAGGGTTTTAGATTAGGCTTTGGTTTAAATGGTGGTATCCCGACGGATAATGACTATAAATGGTCACTTGGCGGAGATGTTCGTCTGCAGTACGATTTATCTAAAAAAACATCGCTAACCTTAACAACAGGTTTTACAAATCTGTTTATGAAAAATGACGCAAAAGATCTTGGATTCATTCCGGCAAAAGCAGGTTTTAAAGCTTTTATCTGGGAAGATCAGTTTTATGTTTTGGGAGAAGTAGGTGCCGGTTTTGCTGTCACAAACGGGTATGACGATACTACTTTTTTATGGGCACCGGGAATTGGCTATGCCAACAAATACATTGATATCAGTGTCCGTTATGAAGATTATAATAAATTCAAAACCAATCAGGTTGCTTTACGTTTAGCTTATGGTTTTGATTTATAAAGATTAAGTTTAATTTATTTTTTTGTTTTTGGTATGAACCCGGTAGAAGTTAAATTCTATCGGGTTTGGTGTTTTTAGGAACACGGTACAAAATCAAATCCGACAAGTTTTAAAAGCCTGTCGGATTTTGTTTTTTTGGGGCTACTCTTTTAATGATCAGTAAAACCTGATAATTTATATAGGTTTTTTCTTTCTTTTTTATATGCATCAGATTTAATTATTGAGTAAATTAATGGTATTATTCTTATTTAAAAGCCAGATGTTATGAAAAAGCAATTTTTAATGCCCGTATTTTTTACACTAGTGCTATTTTGCTCTTGTGATGATGGTGAAGTTGTACAAACGGAAAATGCAGCTGTAAACACTGATGAGAACCATTTGAAGACCGTATCCGCCACAGAATCGGTTACTTTTTTAAAAGATTTTCAGCAACAGCAGTCTACCCAAAAAAACGCTAACTTTAACCTGACAATAGATTTTCAATCTATAGAACAGATTGATATAACGGATACTGACGCTAAACTAACGGTTGTGAAGGCAGAAACTGGCCTGGACAATGTAGATTCTAGTATTTTACAAATCAGGATCAATGGAGAATTGCAGACTGTACTTTTTAATTTAATTCCCGAAGAGGGATTCAATAATAAAAAAACAGGAAAGGTGATAGAGCGTTATGGTGAATTTAGCGGTGCTGTTGTGGTTACCGATTTGAGAGGGGCCGTTCTGAACGATTTCATTTATAAATCCGGAAATTTGCTTGGAGAAGTGAAGTCTCCGGGTCCTGACCCGATTCCGCTGAACAACGTCAATGTATATCCTAAACCTAAAATAACTGACATCATTTTTCCCTATATTAAACCGGGCTATCGCTTTAGAGGCGAAGGCAGTCCGACCAATTATGCCAGTATGGGAGTGGCTTTTGCCAGTTATTATGCCACAGCAATGGTTAACGAAATTGAAAAAAGAATAACCGATAAAAACCTGACGCCCTGCCAGAAAGCAGTACTCGAAAAACTAAAAGCCAACAAAAATGTCGATATCGCCAGAATGCTTGCGAGATTGGGAGCCAATAGTCCTTATACGTTGAATATCACAACAGGAGATTTTAAAGAACCGGCCACTACCAGATATACGCAAAAATCTCCTATATCAAGATTTGATTATACGACGATCATTAGTAACGATTATACGGACAGAACAGCATTGTCTTTGGCCGGAAATATTCTTCATGAAGTGGTACATGCTTATTTTTTTAGCCTTCAGGATCAGGTCGCCGCTCAGGGAAGCTCTGCGCCGCTAACTGAATTCCCTGCTCTTTTTGAGGTATACATACAACAAAAAGCTCCCAAGGGTGCCTGGATGACTCCTGATTTACAGCACAAACAAATGGCAGAAACCTATGTCAATGCCATTGCAGCTGCCCTTCAGGAATTTCAA
It includes:
- a CDS encoding NAD(P)-dependent oxidoreductase; its protein translation is MKIAIIGATGFVGTAILNELANRNHDLTAIARNPKDNSNATWKSADIFNVEALSEILKGNDIVINAYNPGWTNPNIYDDFIAGSKAIQEAVKKSGVQRFITIGGAGSLFVAPGLQAVDTPDFPKEYHAGATAARDYLNILKEEKELDWAFFSPAFEMHQGITTGRTGKYRLGLENPVFNDDQRSILSVEDLAVVIADEAETPKHHQVRFTAAY
- the meaB gene encoding methylmalonyl Co-A mutase-associated GTPase MeaB; this encodes MSASKKRSSSLHEKAGISPPEITNVSAIQQIKKNRRQQPSSKELIDGILTGNITALSRAITLVESTNPEHTAKANEVIKGCLPHANQSIRIGITGVPGVGKSTFIETFGSYLTQLGKKVAVLAVDPSSSISHGSILGDKTRMEELVKDENAFIRPSASGDTLGGVARKTRESIILCEAAGFDTIVIETVGVGQSETAVHSMVDFFLLLKISGAGDELQGIKRGIMEMADAIVINKADGDNIKKANQAKLEFNRALHLFPPKKSNWQPKVTTCSAITKEGISEIWNTISDYTETTGSTGFFQERRKEQNQFWMMETIDEHLKSNFYNHPEIIGQLLQIKKAVQNDEISPFAAAQFLLNEYKNSL
- a CDS encoding LTA synthase family protein, which encodes MKKLSFLKPIVNFIAIGLLITTLSRLFLFFIFKDRVTETPNFWYIFPIGLRMDLILLCYMSFLPAVLITFLPDKASKFTNKFLVIYSFLLLFLILFVELATPDFVKQYDTRPNKIFLDYLIYPKEVVGMLLKSYLTSIIVTFLILGVVLYFAFKKGKKYFYTSSSDYKFKLMVFPLLAFLLFFGARSSLTSKRPINASNAVFSTDQLTNTLGLNSFYTVAFAAYSIKNEGNTKMYGKMEEAEAIARVKKYMITGPGDFTDAEIPFLHVQQPDTLLKKPYNLVIFLQESLGAEYVGILGGKPLTPEFDKLSKEGLLFTNLYCTGTRSVRGIEAVVTGFLPSPSESVVKLGNSQQGFFTLADALKQKGYETSFIYGGMANFDNMASFFNGNGFQDIVDQEDFESDGNKYAFKGTWGYSDEDLVTKANNYFKAKGDKPFFSLMFSTSNHEPFEYPAGRIKPYDAKPATVNNAMKYADFSIGKFFEMAKKEPYFKNTIFIVIADHNTRTYGKNLVPINKFHIPALIMGPGVKKGTVYSKLASQIDIPPTLLSYLGLPFETPMVGRNLNKLDPKTQGRSIMQFNDINAFRVENQVVIMQPNLKPLQFEIKNDTTLISVKLNEDLAKDALAHVITAGNLYKENKYKLRDKKK
- a CDS encoding MATE family efflux transporter — its product is MNFKQYTKEFSYNLKLAYPIILGMVGHTLIGIVDNIMVGKLGSTELAAVSLGNSLIFIAMSLGIGFSTAITPIVAEGDAEKNDSKIRSAFHHGLFLCILLGLILFGVIVLAKPLMELLEQPADVIALAKPYLDWVAFSLIPLIVYQGYKQFADGLSLTKYSMYAMIMANVLHVGINYMLIYGIWIFPKMGIIGAALGTVISRIFLVMFMHIMLSRRNDLKRFFKNFSFNQIKKETLKKIISIGFPSAMQMLFEVVLFTASIWLCGNIGKTSQAANQIALSLASMTFMFAMGLSVTSMIRVSNQRGLMDYKNLVVVARSIFLLAIIIETFFAILFVAFHDFLPHMFLNMENGGQLLDNNEVIGIASKLLLIAAVFQISDGIQVVVLGALRGLQDVKIPMYITFVAYWIVGFPISYYLAEYTELKAQGVWIGLLAGLTTAAIFLYLRFHYLTKKLIRNSVSNT